The Hymenobacter sp. DG01 genome has a segment encoding these proteins:
- a CDS encoding ABC transporter ATP-binding protein gives MARSGLNTSGADAENAPEKKKLTKQSFQQGLRIFRFTLPYRAKFIVGTVLLTLSSATTIAFPWIIGKLADTASGKPVILPNGAALTINQLALGFALLILLQGLFSFGRIWFFTQVSEFTVRDIRQALYQKFVSLPVPYFEKNRVGAITSRITSDVGIIQDSFSLTLAELFRQVTTLVAGIVFIMVVSVKLSMFMLLTFPPIVVLAMVFGKKIRVLSKTTQDELAKTNVIVEETLQSINTVKAFTNEQFETGRYNASLSKTVRAALKSNLYRGGFVSFVIIGLFGGIVLVLWRAATLVQAGQMTIGDLTQFALYTMFIGASVAGLGELYGKVQSTLGASERILEILEEPTEPTHLPGATPLQIHGNIEYQHVAFRYPTRPDLAVLKDISFDIQAGEKIALVGPSGAGKSTIVQLLMQFYELSGGSIAIDGRDVTQYDLTELRRHIGIVPQETILFGGTIRENIAYGKITATDEEIMQAARKANAWQFISSFPEGLDTVVGERGIKLSGGQRQRVAIARAILKNPAILILDEATSSLDSESEKLVQQAMDELMQDRTSIIIAHRLSTIRKVDKILVIDGGRIVEQGTHDELAHSENGLYANLLKLQFELT, from the coding sequence ATGGCCCGAAGTGGACTGAATACCAGCGGCGCTGACGCGGAGAATGCGCCCGAAAAAAAGAAGCTTACCAAACAGAGTTTTCAGCAGGGGCTGCGCATCTTTCGTTTCACCCTGCCTTACCGTGCTAAATTTATTGTAGGCACGGTGCTCCTGACGCTTTCCAGCGCCACCACCATTGCCTTCCCCTGGATTATCGGCAAGCTGGCCGACACGGCCAGCGGCAAGCCCGTCATTCTACCCAATGGCGCGGCCCTAACCATCAACCAGCTGGCCCTAGGCTTTGCCCTGCTGATTCTGCTGCAGGGCCTTTTCTCGTTTGGCCGGATCTGGTTTTTCACGCAGGTTTCGGAGTTTACCGTCCGGGATATCCGGCAGGCCCTGTATCAGAAGTTTGTGAGCCTGCCGGTGCCTTACTTCGAGAAGAACCGGGTAGGCGCCATCACCTCGCGCATTACTTCTGATGTAGGCATCATTCAGGATTCCTTTTCCCTAACACTGGCCGAGCTGTTCCGGCAGGTGACGACGCTGGTCGCGGGCATCGTGTTCATCATGGTGGTATCCGTGAAGCTGTCGATGTTTATGCTGCTCACGTTTCCGCCCATTGTGGTGCTGGCCATGGTGTTCGGCAAGAAGATCCGGGTGCTGTCTAAAACCACTCAGGATGAGTTGGCCAAAACCAACGTCATCGTAGAAGAAACGCTGCAGAGCATCAATACGGTAAAGGCGTTTACCAACGAGCAGTTTGAAACCGGCCGCTACAACGCCTCGCTCAGCAAAACGGTGCGGGCGGCTCTCAAAAGCAACCTCTACCGCGGCGGCTTTGTGTCCTTCGTGATTATTGGGTTGTTTGGAGGTATTGTGCTGGTGCTCTGGCGGGCCGCTACCCTGGTGCAGGCCGGCCAGATGACCATCGGCGACCTGACCCAGTTTGCCTTGTACACCATGTTCATTGGGGCTTCGGTAGCGGGCCTGGGCGAATTGTACGGCAAAGTACAGAGCACGCTGGGCGCCTCGGAGCGCATCCTGGAGATTCTGGAGGAGCCTACGGAGCCTACCCACCTGCCCGGCGCCACGCCCCTGCAGATACACGGCAACATCGAGTACCAGCACGTAGCTTTCCGCTACCCCACCCGCCCCGATCTGGCCGTACTCAAAGACATCAGCTTCGACATTCAGGCCGGCGAAAAGATTGCGCTGGTGGGTCCGTCGGGCGCAGGCAAATCAACCATTGTGCAGCTGCTAATGCAGTTCTACGAGTTGAGCGGAGGTAGCATTGCCATTGATGGCCGCGACGTGACGCAGTACGACCTCACGGAGCTGCGCCGCCACATCGGCATCGTGCCCCAGGAAACCATTCTGTTCGGGGGCACCATCCGCGAGAATATTGCCTACGGCAAGATTACGGCCACCGACGAGGAAATCATGCAGGCCGCCCGCAAGGCCAACGCCTGGCAGTTTATCAGCTCCTTCCCCGAAGGACTCGACACGGTAGTGGGCGAGCGGGGCATCAAGCTTTCGGGCGGGCAGCGCCAGCGCGTGGCCATTGCCCGCGCCATTCTGAAAAACCCCGCCATTCTGATACTAGACGAGGCTACCTCCTCCCTCGACTCGGAAAGTGAAAAGCTGGTGCAGCAGGCCATGGACGAGCTAATGCAGGACCGCACCAGCATCATCATTGCCCACCGCCTCAGCACCATCCGCAAGGTGGATAAGATATTGGTTATCGATGGCGGCCGCATTGTGGAGCAAGGCACCCACGACGAGTTGGCCCACAGCGAAAACGGCCTCTACGCCAACCTGCTGAAGCTGCAGTTTGAGCTTACCTAA
- a CDS encoding YcxB family protein — translation MPSLRLPATPPTFAEYQLIHQTQQQRRYPDRPNSRRPATSDSWKQKVQLWLAGVFGGSLYFWLQGPGAWLAWALLTTLLTGLGLLHEWWEYRKAYREYQLRPVPTGFQLKAEGLVVEQATTRQFYPWSSFYRILHLDDLLLFYTSIEYCFYLDLRRVPPPATPADVLNLLRHPEVAGA, via the coding sequence ATGCCTAGCCTTCGCCTCCCAGCTACCCCGCCCACCTTTGCCGAGTACCAACTGATTCATCAGACGCAGCAGCAGCGCCGCTACCCGGACCGACCGAATTCGCGCCGGCCGGCTACTTCTGACTCTTGGAAGCAGAAAGTACAACTCTGGCTGGCCGGAGTTTTCGGAGGAAGCTTGTACTTCTGGCTACAAGGGCCTGGAGCCTGGCTTGCGTGGGCACTCCTGACAACGCTGCTTACAGGCCTCGGGCTTTTGCATGAGTGGTGGGAATACCGCAAAGCGTACCGCGAGTACCAGCTGCGCCCGGTACCCACGGGGTTTCAGCTGAAAGCCGAGGGCTTGGTTGTCGAGCAGGCTACAACCCGGCAATTCTATCCCTGGAGCAGCTTCTACCGCATCCTGCACCTCGATGATTTGCTGCTCTTCTACACCTCCATTGAGTACTGCTTCTACCTTGATCTGCGCCGGGTGCCACCGCCCGCTACCCCCGCCGATGTGCTGAACCTGTTGCGCCACCCCGAAGTTGCCGGGGCCTGA
- a CDS encoding DUF2911 domain-containing protein, with protein sequence MISSTFLHSSSRALGATLLVSGVLLSSAAEAQISTPQASPKSTVQQRVGLTDVTITYYRPSLKGRLGFGEAASKALVPFGQRWRTGANSTTSIKFSDDVMVEGKKVPAGEYGIYTVPGKASWTVVLNKNTKLGANVDGFKAEDDVASFTVKPVKLANKVETFTINFTDLTPATATVDMQWETTAARFKITSDVESKVMAQIDEKVLKNSSPSNGDLAAAAVYYLDNNKDPKQALEWMQKANATDPKFWNVHTEAKIRMKMKDYKGAVTAAEQSKKLALEAKNAQYAQMNDELIADAKKAGKL encoded by the coding sequence ATGATTAGCTCGACTTTCCTGCACTCTTCTTCCCGCGCCCTCGGTGCTACCTTGTTGGTAAGCGGCGTGCTGCTCTCCTCGGCCGCTGAGGCCCAGATCAGCACGCCCCAGGCCAGCCCCAAAAGCACCGTGCAGCAGCGCGTGGGCCTCACCGATGTAACTATTACCTACTACCGTCCCAGCCTGAAAGGCCGCCTCGGCTTCGGAGAGGCTGCCAGCAAAGCTCTGGTACCCTTCGGCCAACGGTGGCGCACGGGTGCCAACTCTACTACCAGCATCAAATTCTCGGACGACGTGATGGTAGAAGGCAAGAAAGTACCGGCCGGCGAGTACGGCATCTACACCGTTCCCGGCAAAGCTTCCTGGACGGTGGTGCTAAACAAAAATACCAAGCTAGGTGCCAACGTGGACGGCTTCAAGGCTGAAGACGACGTAGCCTCCTTCACCGTGAAGCCCGTGAAGCTGGCTAACAAAGTGGAAACCTTCACCATCAACTTCACCGACCTGACGCCCGCCACCGCTACCGTGGACATGCAGTGGGAAACCACCGCGGCCCGCTTCAAAATCACCTCCGATGTTGAGTCGAAGGTAATGGCCCAGATTGACGAGAAGGTGCTGAAGAACAGCAGCCCTTCCAACGGCGACCTGGCCGCCGCCGCCGTGTACTACCTCGACAACAACAAGGACCCCAAGCAGGCTTTGGAGTGGATGCAGAAGGCCAACGCCACCGACCCCAAGTTCTGGAACGTGCACACGGAGGCTAAAATCCGCATGAAAATGAAGGATTACAAAGGCGCCGTAACGGCAGCCGAGCAGTCGAAGAAACTGGCCCTTGAAGCTAAAAACGCCCAGTACGCCCAAATGAACGACGAGTTGATTGCCGACGCTAAGAAAGCCGGCAAGCTGTAA
- a CDS encoding sodium:solute symporter translates to MSGLDWLILGGTLMFIVGYGTWRTRRAGDTLDGYLLGGRQASWWGIGLSIMATQASAITFLSTPGQAYDDGMRFIQFYFGLPIAMVLIAVFAVPIYHRLRVFTAYEYLEGRFDRRTRTFAALLFLVQRGLSNGLSLYAPALVLSAILGWNIHLTVWLLGGVMIAYTVSGGTRAVMVTQQGQVLVIFVGLLVAGYLLVHYLPAGVGFTDAMRLAGHQGKLNLVDFHFDPKDRYNFWSGMTGGLFLALSYFGTDQSQVQRYLTGRDITESRLGLLMNGLLKIPMQFGILLLGVLLFVFYQFNLAPLTFNRPVYIQVAHSEQYGPALRELEREHATVFEARRHATGQLVAALQTNNQEAATAAQTHVQATQAATQGLRQQAQKLLKQAVPATEAKDTDYVFLTFVLNYLPQGLVGLLIAVVLSAALGSAAAGLNALASTTVVDLYKPGQPEQPEAHYVKASRVAAVAWGVLGIGFATFAARLENLIQAVNILGSLFYGTILGIFMVAFFLKKVGASAVFWSAVVAQTIVLILFFATDIGYLWYNILGCGVVVVGSLLLQRGRPATTA, encoded by the coding sequence ATGAGTGGGCTCGACTGGCTGATTCTGGGCGGCACGCTCATGTTTATCGTGGGCTACGGCACCTGGCGCACCCGCCGCGCCGGCGACACCCTGGATGGCTACCTGCTCGGGGGGCGCCAAGCCTCATGGTGGGGCATCGGGCTGAGCATCATGGCTACCCAGGCCTCGGCCATCACCTTCCTGAGTACGCCCGGCCAAGCCTATGACGACGGCATGCGGTTTATTCAGTTCTACTTTGGCTTGCCCATTGCCATGGTGCTGATTGCTGTGTTTGCCGTGCCCATCTACCACCGGCTGCGCGTGTTCACGGCCTACGAATACCTGGAAGGTCGTTTTGACCGACGTACACGCACTTTCGCAGCCCTGCTGTTTCTGGTGCAGCGCGGCCTCAGTAATGGCCTTTCGCTTTACGCCCCGGCCTTGGTGCTGTCGGCCATCCTGGGTTGGAATATCCACCTGACGGTGTGGCTCTTGGGTGGGGTGATGATTGCTTACACCGTATCAGGTGGCACGCGGGCCGTAATGGTAACCCAGCAGGGGCAAGTGCTGGTGATTTTCGTGGGGCTGCTGGTGGCGGGCTACCTGCTGGTGCACTACCTGCCGGCCGGGGTCGGCTTTACGGATGCCATGCGCCTGGCCGGCCACCAGGGCAAGCTCAACCTCGTCGATTTCCACTTCGACCCCAAAGACCGCTACAACTTCTGGTCGGGCATGACGGGCGGCCTGTTCCTGGCACTTTCCTACTTCGGCACCGACCAAAGCCAGGTGCAGCGCTACCTCACCGGCCGCGACATTACTGAAAGCCGCCTGGGTTTGCTGATGAACGGCCTGCTGAAAATACCGATGCAGTTTGGGATTCTGCTGCTGGGCGTGCTCTTGTTCGTGTTCTATCAGTTCAACCTGGCCCCGCTTACTTTCAACCGGCCGGTGTACATTCAAGTGGCCCACTCCGAGCAGTACGGCCCCGCCCTGCGCGAGCTGGAGCGCGAACACGCTACCGTATTTGAGGCTCGCCGCCACGCTACCGGCCAGCTGGTAGCCGCTCTGCAGACTAATAACCAGGAAGCCGCAACTGCCGCGCAAACTCACGTCCAGGCCACCCAGGCCGCTACCCAAGGCCTACGCCAGCAGGCCCAGAAGCTGCTGAAACAGGCCGTGCCCGCCACCGAAGCCAAGGACACCGACTACGTCTTCCTGACCTTCGTGCTGAATTACCTGCCCCAGGGCTTAGTGGGTTTGCTGATTGCGGTGGTGCTCAGCGCCGCCCTGGGCTCGGCCGCCGCCGGCCTTAACGCCCTGGCGTCCACTACCGTGGTGGACCTCTATAAACCCGGTCAGCCCGAGCAGCCCGAAGCGCACTACGTGAAAGCCTCACGGGTGGCGGCCGTGGCCTGGGGCGTACTCGGCATCGGTTTCGCCACCTTCGCCGCACGCCTTGAAAACCTGATTCAGGCCGTAAACATCTTGGGCTCCCTGTTCTACGGCACCATTTTGGGCATCTTCATGGTGGCTTTCTTCCTGAAAAAGGTAGGCGCTTCGGCCGTTTTCTGGTCGGCGGTAGTAGCCCAAACCATTGTGCTGATTTTGTTTTTCGCCACGGATATTGGCTACCTCTGGTACAACATCCTGGGTTGCGGGGTAGTGGTGGTAGGCAGCCTGCTGCTCCAGCGCGGCAGGCCAGCAACAACAGCGTAG